The following coding sequences are from one Ooceraea biroi isolate clonal line C1 chromosome 5, Obir_v5.4, whole genome shotgun sequence window:
- the LOC105287309 gene encoding protein ABHD4 isoform X2, with translation MLRAAEKKILSCLKTAYRGWYVDIGPVVGPADKIWTISLNEESSKTPIVLLHGLGAGVALWCLNLDTLASQRPVYAIDLLGFGRSSRPVFSNEAQKAEEQLVRSVEEWRREMQLKNFVLLGHSMGGFLAASYAMQYPDRVKHLILADPWGFSERPPDALARAHVPFWVKAIAFAVQPFNPLWAVRIAGPFGQWLIEKTRPDIVKKFAPVLRDDTALISQYIHQCNAQTPSGESAFHAMMQGFGWAKNPIVKRMDKLSEDIPITLLYGSRSWVDNTAGEIIKQHRSSSYVNVQVITGAGHHVYADKSEIFNKHVLEACALSDSIPHLTSSNLRSYPKFINDQEIDITLSDGMLGTEKTEREPNLNTSGSTKI, from the exons ATGTTACGTGCTGCAGAAAAGAAGATTCTGTCAT gTTTAAAAACAGCATACAGAGGATGGTATGTGGATATCGGACCAGTAGTAGGCCCTGCAGACAAAATATGGACCATATCACTGAACGAAGAGTCGTCAAAGACCCCAATCGTTCTATTGCACGGCTTAGGAGCGGGTGTAGCCTTGTGGTGTTTAAATCTTGACACTCTGGCATCGCAGAGACCTGTCTACGCTATAGACTTATTAG GATTCGGCAGGAGTAGCAGGCCTGTTTTCAGCAATGAGGCGCAGAAGGCCGAGGAGCAATTGGTGCGTTCGGTGGAGGAGTGGAGGAGAGAGATGCAGCTGAAGAACTTTGTGTTGCTGGGCCACTCGATGGGCGGGTTCCTCGCGGCGTCCTACGCCATGCAGTATCCGGATAGGGTGAAGCATCTCATACTGGCTGATCCGTGGGGCTTCAGTGAGAGGCCGCCCGACGCCTTGGCAAGGGCGCACGTGCCGTTCTGGGTGAAGGCCATAGCATTTGCCGTACAGCCTTTCAATCCACTCTGGGCAGTTAGAATCGCCGGACCGTTCG GGCAGTGGCTCATTGAAAAGACGAGGCCGGACATCGTCAAAAAATTCGCCCCTGTGTTGAGGGACGATACGGCTCTGATTTCGCAGTACATACATCAGTGCAATGCGCAGACACCGTC AGGTGAGAGCGCCTTTCACGCAATGATGCAAGGTTTCGGGTGGGCAAAAAATCCTATTGTCAAACGGATGGACAAACTGAGCGAGGATATACCTATAACGCTGCTGTACGGCAGTAGATCATGGGTGGACAACACGGCTGGCGAAATAATTAAGCAGCATCGATCTTCGTCGTACGTTAACGTTCAG GTAATCACCGGGGCTGGTCATCATGTTTACGCGGATAAGAGCGAGATATTTAACAAGCACGTGCTGGAAGCGTGCGCCCTGAGCGATTCGATACCTCACCTAACGTCGTCGAACTTACGCTCGTATCCCAAGTTCATAAACGATCAAGAAATAGACATCACCTTGTCCGATGGGATGCTCGGGACGGAGAAAACGGAACGCGAGCCGAACCTGAACACGTCAGGATCAACGAAGATTTAG
- the LOC105287333 gene encoding chromatin assembly factor 1 subunit A, whose product MASYNEFLLDLFVHQYLQQINPTLAEIFRADTRTAYLTPSLQKVFYAFKDLKKSTFTTTVTINGRRVKKAAVHIYKLEDDAPSSNEREDAATPVFSTGSSDYTWSSPELTPTKKKFLLEAGLLKEKVVSALSLSSLSLNSSYSDQEQEIPSKAEKRRKSGDESKLRTKVDKDKSGSLKASSSFDEEKRKQEAHNSRMLKLKKIKEIAKKEKKKREEKRRREQSKI is encoded by the exons ATGGCTTCGTACAACGAGTTCCTTCTAGACCTTTTCGTACATCAGTACTTGCAGCAAATAAACCCAACATTGGCTGAAATATTTCGAGCAGACACGAGAACG GCATACCTAACTCCATCGTTGCAGAAAGTGTTTTACGCTTTCAAAGATCTCAAAAAATCAACTTTTACCACGACTGTGACAATCAACGGCAGAAGAGTGAAGAAAGCGGCTGTTCATATTTATAAACTAGAGGACGATGCGCCGTCCAGTAATGAGAGGGAGGATGCCGCCACTCCTGTTTTTAGTACAGGGAGTTCAGACTATACATGGAGCAGTCCCGAGTTAACGCCaacaaagaagaaatttttacTTGAAGCAGGTTTGCTCAAAGAGAAAGTCGTCTCCGCATTGTCTCTGAGTTCATTGTCTCTGAATTCATCATACTCTGACCAAGAGCAGGAGATACCATCGAAAGcagagaaaagaaggaagagtGGGGACGAAAGTAAGTTACGTACCAAAGTTGACAAGGATAAAAGCGGCTCCCTGAAAGCTAGTTCTTCCTTCGACGAAGAGAAACGAAAACAG GAAGCACACAACTCCCGGATGTTAAAGctcaaaaaaataaaggaaatagcgaagaaagaaaagaagaagagagaagagaaaagaagaagagaacaaTCTAAGATATAG
- the LOC105287326 gene encoding uncharacterized protein LOC105287326 has product MRNVRHFIAYLQLSRHLGSSSACSNLSREGRFMRKLMKGHRDHKSNIKWHNNNNNMGADFRSITEAKPVDKPLSTHTVRRMTVRNKLFMEHISDQISVGEVSDILSGNVEITNVKITADFKYVNVFYIQNDTGAIVSKEALQQCARIIRQQLSELRVIGVVPPIQFVENRQASFAKKVEEKLAAIDEDLKSWTPYSERELSALYADVINETSCNKIGTECTMLESKTEEPGTQLPVMKHDVLGLDHHRIMSQITTSLSKVKETSQKRLLDVQTNRNSNVDTDNTSSQPKEIPNFLTQEEQQKIFSNFLFQRRKEEKRRRHMRNLQQQKLLNNFEEDTETDHGEYEDDIDVCRSELDEEE; this is encoded by the exons ATGCGAAATGTACGTCATTTTATTGCGTATTTGCAGCTGTCCAGGCACCTCGGTTCGTCCAGTGCATGCTCGAACCTTAGCAGGGAAGGTAGATTTATGAGAAAACTGATGAAGGGACATCGTGATCATAAATCGAACAT CAAGTGGcacaacaataacaataacatgGGCGCAGATTTTCGTAGCATCACGGAAGCGAAGCCAGTGGACAAGCCACTGTCCACGCACACGGTGCGTAGAATGACCGTCCGCAATAAGCTCTTTATGGAGCACATATCGGACCAGATATCGGTGGGTGAGGTGTCCGACATCCTGAGTGGAAACGTAGAGATCACTAATGTGAAGATCACCGCAGACTTCAAGTACGTCAACGTATTCTACATACAGAACGACACTGGTGCAATTGTCAGCAAGGAAGCACTGCAGCAATGTGCCAGGATCATTCGGCAGCAATTGTCAGAGCTGCGTGTCATAGGTGTGGTGCCGCCCATCCAATTCGTTGAAAACAGACAAGCTTCTTTCGCAAAGAAAGTAGAGGAAAAACTGGCGGCGATAGATGAGGACTTAAAGTCTTGGACTCCCTATTCTGAGCGAGAGTTGAGTGCTTTGTACGCTGATGTGATCAATGAAACCTCGTGCAATAAAATAGGAACGGAGTGTACAATGCTGGAGTCCAAAACAGAGGAACCTGGCACACAATTGCCAGTTATGAAGCACGATGTGCTAGGATTGGATCATCATAGGATCATGTCCCAG ATTACTACTTCGTTGTCTAAAGTAAAAGAAACTTCACAGAAACGGCTATTGGACGTGCAAACCAATAGGAATAGCAATGTAGATACAGACAATACTTCTTCTCAGCCGAAAGAAATTCCCAACTTCTTGACGCAAGAGGAGCAGCAGAAAATTTTCTCCAATTTTCTGTTTCAAAggcgaaaagaagagaaacgtAGACGCCATATGAGAAATTTGCAGCAGCAGAAATTACTGAACAATTTCGAAGAAGACACGGAGACGGATCACGGAGAATACGAAGACGACATCGACGTGTGTAGAAGCGAGCTCGACGAGGAGGAATAG
- the LOC105287309 gene encoding protein ABHD4 isoform X1 encodes MADHEVVEAKSSWIWGWLSWSGSSLTMLRAAEKKILSCLKTAYRGWYVDIGPVVGPADKIWTISLNEESSKTPIVLLHGLGAGVALWCLNLDTLASQRPVYAIDLLGFGRSSRPVFSNEAQKAEEQLVRSVEEWRREMQLKNFVLLGHSMGGFLAASYAMQYPDRVKHLILADPWGFSERPPDALARAHVPFWVKAIAFAVQPFNPLWAVRIAGPFGQWLIEKTRPDIVKKFAPVLRDDTALISQYIHQCNAQTPSGESAFHAMMQGFGWAKNPIVKRMDKLSEDIPITLLYGSRSWVDNTAGEIIKQHRSSSYVNVQVITGAGHHVYADKSEIFNKHVLEACALSDSIPHLTSSNLRSYPKFINDQEIDITLSDGMLGTEKTEREPNLNTSGSTKI; translated from the exons ATGGCAGATCATGAGGTCGTTGAAGCCAAGAG CAGCTGGATCTGGGGATGGCTTAGCTGGTCTGGATCGTCTTTGACTATGTTACGTGCTGCAGAAAAGAAGATTCTGTCAT gTTTAAAAACAGCATACAGAGGATGGTATGTGGATATCGGACCAGTAGTAGGCCCTGCAGACAAAATATGGACCATATCACTGAACGAAGAGTCGTCAAAGACCCCAATCGTTCTATTGCACGGCTTAGGAGCGGGTGTAGCCTTGTGGTGTTTAAATCTTGACACTCTGGCATCGCAGAGACCTGTCTACGCTATAGACTTATTAG GATTCGGCAGGAGTAGCAGGCCTGTTTTCAGCAATGAGGCGCAGAAGGCCGAGGAGCAATTGGTGCGTTCGGTGGAGGAGTGGAGGAGAGAGATGCAGCTGAAGAACTTTGTGTTGCTGGGCCACTCGATGGGCGGGTTCCTCGCGGCGTCCTACGCCATGCAGTATCCGGATAGGGTGAAGCATCTCATACTGGCTGATCCGTGGGGCTTCAGTGAGAGGCCGCCCGACGCCTTGGCAAGGGCGCACGTGCCGTTCTGGGTGAAGGCCATAGCATTTGCCGTACAGCCTTTCAATCCACTCTGGGCAGTTAGAATCGCCGGACCGTTCG GGCAGTGGCTCATTGAAAAGACGAGGCCGGACATCGTCAAAAAATTCGCCCCTGTGTTGAGGGACGATACGGCTCTGATTTCGCAGTACATACATCAGTGCAATGCGCAGACACCGTC AGGTGAGAGCGCCTTTCACGCAATGATGCAAGGTTTCGGGTGGGCAAAAAATCCTATTGTCAAACGGATGGACAAACTGAGCGAGGATATACCTATAACGCTGCTGTACGGCAGTAGATCATGGGTGGACAACACGGCTGGCGAAATAATTAAGCAGCATCGATCTTCGTCGTACGTTAACGTTCAG GTAATCACCGGGGCTGGTCATCATGTTTACGCGGATAAGAGCGAGATATTTAACAAGCACGTGCTGGAAGCGTGCGCCCTGAGCGATTCGATACCTCACCTAACGTCGTCGAACTTACGCTCGTATCCCAAGTTCATAAACGATCAAGAAATAGACATCACCTTGTCCGATGGGATGCTCGGGACGGAGAAAACGGAACGCGAGCCGAACCTGAACACGTCAGGATCAACGAAGATTTAG